From Pigmentibacter ruber, a single genomic window includes:
- a CDS encoding APC family permease, which produces MELKRGISTSGILFASVSATIGSGWLFGSLYASKMAGPAAILSWLIGAVAIIIIALCFSELSTMFPVSGGMSIFPQLTHGNLVSFMLGWISWLAFIVIVPIEVLAVIQYAANFFPDLMLKDKLTASGYVLAFFLTAFLLLINVTSAKFMSKTSFYITIWKIFIPCLLIVLFFYKSSHFENLTSHGFAPNGMHGIFASLSIGGIILAYNGFQPGVALAGETKNPQKSIPIAIIGSMLICMVIYCLLQLAFILAIPPELLGQGWDKLTFPGEAGPFAGLATVIGIAWFGMILYSDALISPFGSGIVFMASSARASYSMSKSGQMPMMFQKLSKNGVPVLGLIVSFIVSLLIFAFLDNWQEMAAFYAAAICLCNAVIPVTLYVLRKDFPNLPRPFKVFNYRIVSFLAFYISSMLLFWSGWNIMLKLSVIIVIGFFSLILIRKFSNQTFSFDLLGFSWLLFYMLSLGVVTYHGTYDGGSGAIKNGVDFLLIAIICFVSLILATKFKLSKEKSNIAINKTIQELQNERKKYSNQQVA; this is translated from the coding sequence ATGGAATTAAAACGTGGAATTTCTACATCGGGCATATTATTTGCCTCTGTTAGTGCAACGATTGGTTCTGGATGGCTGTTTGGATCTTTATATGCCTCAAAAATGGCAGGGCCAGCGGCAATACTATCATGGCTCATTGGAGCAGTTGCTATTATCATAATTGCTCTTTGTTTTTCAGAGCTATCAACTATGTTCCCTGTATCCGGTGGTATGAGCATTTTTCCTCAGTTGACCCATGGCAATTTAGTTTCTTTCATGTTGGGTTGGATCTCTTGGTTAGCTTTTATTGTTATTGTTCCTATTGAAGTTTTAGCAGTGATACAATATGCCGCAAATTTTTTTCCTGATTTAATGCTGAAAGATAAATTAACGGCTTCGGGTTATGTTTTAGCCTTTTTTTTAACAGCCTTTTTATTATTGATTAATGTAACAAGTGCTAAGTTTATGTCTAAAACAAGTTTTTACATTACAATATGGAAAATTTTTATTCCTTGCTTATTAATAGTTCTATTTTTTTATAAATCTTCACACTTTGAAAATTTAACAAGTCATGGTTTTGCTCCAAATGGGATGCATGGGATTTTTGCTTCGCTCTCTATTGGAGGAATTATTTTAGCATATAATGGTTTTCAACCAGGTGTTGCCTTAGCTGGAGAAACTAAAAATCCACAAAAAAGTATTCCTATTGCAATTATCGGTTCCATGCTTATTTGCATGGTTATTTATTGTCTCTTACAGTTAGCATTTATCTTAGCTATTCCTCCAGAATTATTAGGGCAGGGGTGGGATAAATTAACTTTTCCAGGTGAAGCAGGTCCTTTTGCTGGATTAGCTACAGTAATAGGAATTGCTTGGTTTGGAATGATTTTATATTCCGATGCTTTAATTTCTCCATTTGGAAGTGGTATCGTTTTTATGGCATCTTCAGCAAGAGCTTCATACAGTATGAGTAAAAGTGGGCAAATGCCAATGATGTTTCAAAAATTATCTAAAAATGGAGTTCCCGTTTTAGGACTGATTGTAAGTTTTATTGTTTCTTTATTGATATTTGCTTTTTTAGATAACTGGCAAGAAATGGCTGCCTTTTATGCTGCGGCTATTTGTTTATGTAATGCGGTTATACCTGTAACTTTATATGTATTACGAAAAGATTTTCCTAATCTTCCAAGACCTTTTAAAGTTTTTAACTATCGTATTGTTTCATTTCTCGCATTTTATATTAGCAGCATGCTTTTATTTTGGAGTGGCTGGAACATCATGCTTAAATTAAGTGTAATCATAGTAATAGGATTTTTCTCTTTAATACTTATCAGAAAATTTAGTAATCAAACATTTTCATTTGATTTGCTAGGGTTCTCTTGGTTATTATTTTATATGCTATCTTTAGGAGTCGTTACTTATCATGGAACCTATGATGGTGGGTCTGGTGCAATAAAAAATGGTGTTGATTTTCTTTTAATTGCTATAATTTGCTTTGTTTCTTTAATTCTTGCGACAAAGTTTAAATTATCGAAAGAAAAATCTAATATTGCAATAAATAAAACTATACAAGAATTACAAAATGAGAGAAAAAAATATAGTAATCAGCAAGTTGCATAA
- a CDS encoding aminopeptidase codes for MKKKLIFLSVFLFTGCYSFEQGYGQFSLLLKQQKIEDVLEENKETKDRIEKLKLVKPILAYAESEIGLTPGNSYKKYIALESTSVSWVVQGAEKRKLKLKTWWFPFVGSQPYLGFFEKDKAFKKRDELKNEGFDTVMGGVSAFSLLGYYPDPIYSSMLDQSSLSEFIEVLIHESVHRTLYIPDYYSFNENLADFIAKRATVHFLDLHPELKINSQEYFSQYKKNLLAQKKFQEYLGKVKKEITEFYEYAEKNSEFNDESIFLAEREIKFNQIASEYKKFMNGLEIGTNYEFSFQKGKINNAVILSYSIYEAKQEPLEKAFQNAKQDLKLMLNNLKNCLSGSLQDEKELWNKVENCRSVSESKP; via the coding sequence TTGAAAAAAAAGTTAATATTTTTAAGTGTTTTTTTATTTACTGGGTGTTATTCATTTGAACAAGGATATGGACAATTTTCATTGCTTCTAAAGCAACAAAAAATTGAAGATGTGCTTGAGGAAAATAAAGAAACAAAAGATCGAATTGAAAAATTGAAATTAGTGAAACCCATTTTGGCGTATGCTGAATCTGAAATAGGATTAACACCTGGGAATAGTTATAAAAAATATATTGCATTAGAATCCACATCTGTTTCTTGGGTGGTTCAGGGAGCTGAGAAAAGAAAATTAAAATTAAAAACCTGGTGGTTTCCTTTCGTTGGAAGTCAACCTTATTTAGGTTTCTTTGAAAAAGATAAAGCTTTTAAAAAGAGAGATGAACTAAAAAATGAAGGATTTGATACAGTAATGGGTGGTGTTTCTGCATTTTCATTATTAGGATATTATCCTGATCCTATTTATTCATCTATGCTCGATCAATCAAGTTTATCAGAATTTATAGAAGTTTTAATTCATGAATCCGTACATAGAACTTTGTATATTCCAGACTATTATTCATTTAATGAAAATTTAGCTGATTTTATAGCAAAGAGAGCCACAGTTCATTTTTTAGATTTGCATCCTGAATTAAAAATAAATTCCCAGGAATATTTTTCGCAGTATAAAAAGAATTTATTAGCTCAGAAAAAGTTTCAAGAATATTTAGGAAAAGTTAAAAAAGAGATAACAGAATTTTATGAGTATGCAGAAAAAAACTCAGAATTTAATGATGAAAGTATTTTTTTGGCTGAAAGAGAAATTAAGTTTAATCAAATTGCAAGTGAGTATAAAAAATTTATGAATGGATTGGAAATTGGTACTAATTATGAGTTTTCTTTTCAAAAAGGAAAGATTAATAATGCGGTAATTCTTAGTTATTCAATATATGAAGCAAAACAAGAGCCTCTTGAAAAAGCCTTTCAAAATGCAAAGCAAGATCTTAAGTTAATGCTTAATAACCTCAAGAATTGTTTATCTGGTTCTTTACAAGATGAGAAGGAACTTTGGAATAAGGTTGAAAATTGCCGCTCTGTAAGTGAGTCAAAACCATAA
- a CDS encoding MFS transporter, protein MLMFMNKINNKIVTVIAVAFAMFVDAMSYGIIVPLIPIYTDKILNLNDTYISIFLAMYAIGLFVFVPFVYLIAKSIGNKNALLIGGLLLLISCIIFPFSNSFSSLLFARFLQGSAAAITWTCGLSLVAQSVHPQHRSSALATAMIGVSIGHLIGAPFAGFMYEFGGIFFPFYIVGLITLLSMLVIISISKNSEVFTEKRAYNLVNFIKITAHNKTLLALTGIVLLESFMLSYLEPSIALLASRNFNASSETIGLLFGTQVLTLALVSPIAAKLAEKFGKIQVIPFGMLASGLIFIFMTSSTTNLMMYFILMACLGVACAFTISPVLSAFADEIDLTDLKGLYHIGYGFINIVYSIGMLLSPSLNLFISDYLSSQISYLVIGFTLLASTPIFMVLTHLQSGNFQPYSKVPSHLVKNQINNS, encoded by the coding sequence ATGCTGATGTTTATGAATAAAATTAATAATAAAATTGTTACTGTTATTGCTGTAGCTTTTGCTATGTTTGTTGACGCTATGAGTTATGGAATAATTGTCCCATTAATTCCAATCTATACTGATAAAATTTTAAATTTAAATGATACTTATATCAGTATATTCTTAGCTATGTATGCAATTGGGCTTTTTGTCTTTGTACCTTTTGTATATTTAATTGCTAAAAGTATTGGAAATAAAAATGCATTATTGATTGGCGGTTTGTTACTGCTTATATCTTGTATCATTTTTCCTTTTAGTAATAGCTTTTCTTCTTTATTATTTGCAAGATTTCTTCAAGGATCTGCAGCTGCAATTACTTGGACATGTGGATTGAGTTTAGTAGCTCAAAGTGTGCATCCACAACACAGATCTTCAGCCCTTGCAACTGCAATGATTGGTGTTTCTATTGGACACTTAATAGGTGCTCCATTTGCTGGTTTTATGTATGAATTTGGTGGGATATTTTTTCCATTTTATATAGTAGGATTGATTACTCTTCTTAGTATGCTTGTAATAATAAGTATTTCAAAAAACAGCGAAGTATTTACTGAAAAAAGAGCATATAATTTAGTAAATTTCATAAAAATAACAGCTCACAATAAAACTCTGCTAGCTCTAACTGGAATTGTTTTGCTTGAATCATTTATGTTATCTTATTTAGAACCTAGCATTGCATTATTAGCTTCCAGAAATTTTAATGCCTCTAGCGAAACGATTGGGCTATTATTTGGTACTCAAGTATTAACTCTTGCATTAGTTTCTCCAATTGCAGCAAAGTTAGCTGAAAAATTTGGGAAAATTCAGGTAATCCCTTTTGGAATGTTAGCAAGCGGACTTATTTTCATATTTATGACTTCAAGTACAACAAATTTAATGATGTATTTTATTTTAATGGCTTGTTTAGGAGTAGCCTGTGCTTTTACCATCAGTCCGGTATTATCTGCTTTTGCTGATGAAATTGATTTGACCGATTTGAAAGGCCTTTATCATATAGGCTATGGATTTATTAATATAGTCTATTCTATTGGTATGTTACTTAGTCCAAGTCTAAATTTATTCATTTCAGATTATTTATCAAGCCAAATTTCTTATTTAGTCATTGGATTTACTCTTTTAGCAAGTACTCCAATATTTATGGTTTTGACTCACTTACAGAGCGGCAATTTTCAACCTTATTCCAAAGTTCCTTCTCATCTTGTAAAGAACCAGATAAACAATTCTTGA